The window CACCACCGCCGACGGCGGCCCCAACCTCGACCGCCTCCGGGTGGGCGCGGCGGCCGACACCACCCCGCCGAGCCGTCCCGGTGCGCCGAGCTGCTCCGCCGTCGGGCCGAACGCTCTGACGCTGGGCTGGGGAGCCGCCGGCGACGACGTCGGCGTCACCGCCTACGACATCTACGAGCACGGCAACAAACTCGCCGAGGCCCCGGGCACCGCGACCTCCCGGCAGCTCACCGGGCTGGCCCCGGCCACCACCTACAACCTCACCGTGATCGCCCGGGACGCCTCCGGCAACGCCTCGCCGGCCAGCGTCGCCGTCGACTGCACCACCACGGCCGGCACCGACCCGGCGCCCGGCCGGCCGGGCACCCCGACCGTCTCGGCCGTCACCCCCACCGGCGCCACTCTGACCTGGGGCGCCGCGACGGACGACAAGGGCGTGGTCGGGTACGAGATCCGCAGCGGCTCCGCCGTCGTGAAGAGCGTCACCGGCACCCCGCCGGCCACCTCGGCGGCGGTCACCGGGCTCGCCTGCGACGCGCCGTTCACGCTCTCGGTGGTCGCCCGGGACACCGCGGGCAACTACTCGGCGCCGTCCGACCCCGTCTCCTTCACCACCGGCGCCTGCCCGGCCGACGGCGGCGTCCCGGGCTCCCCGAGCGCCCTCTCCACGGGGTGGACGATTCCCTGGGGCATCGCCTGGCTGCCGGACGGCACCACCTCGCTGGTCACCGAGCGGGACAGCTTCAAGGTCTTCCGGCTCACCACGGGCGGCGCCAAGGCGGTGGTCGGCACCGTGCCCAACGCCGTCACCACCGACGGGGAGGGCGGCCTGCTCGGCATCGCCGTCGACCCCGACTGGGCGGCCAACCACTACGTGTACCTCATGCACACCGCCGCCGAGGGCAACCGGATCGTGCGGATGACGTACAACGGCTCCACGCTGAGCGGCTACAAGGTGCTGCTCCAGGGCATCAAGAAGAACCGCTACCACAACGGCGGCCGGCTGGCCTTCGGCCCCGACGGGTACCTGTACGCGTCGACCGGTGACGCCCAGACGTCCTCGCTGGCCCAGGACAAGAACTCGCTCAACGGGAAGATCCTGCGGCTGACCACCGACGGCAAGCCGGCCCCCGGCAACCCGTTCGGCAACTACGTCTACAGCTACGGCCACCGCAACCCGCAGGGCCTGGCGTTCGACCGGGACGGACGGCTCTGGGAGGCGGAGTTCGGCGACTCGAAGCGGGACGAGCTCAACCTGGTCAAGCCCGGGGCCAACTACGGGTGGCCCACCTGCGAGGGCACCTGCGGGGTGGCCGGGATGACCGACCCCAAGGCGAGCTGGCCGGTCAACGAGGCCTCGCCGAGCGGGATCGCGATCGTGCGCAACGTGGTCTACATGG of the Kitasatospora sp. NBC_01246 genome contains:
- a CDS encoding PQQ-dependent sugar dehydrogenase, coding for MTDTGHPRTTAAAHRRAALARAGGAALAAAALVLGAVAAPPAATAATAASTDYQAEDAVLAQAKTATNHTGYTGTGFVDYTNTTGSAVEFTVSATAAATASLAFRYANAGTANRPMDIAVNGKVVAAGVAFPPTADWDTWAEKTVGVALAAGANRIRATATTADGGPNLDRLRVGAAADTTPPSRPGAPSCSAVGPNALTLGWGAAGDDVGVTAYDIYEHGNKLAEAPGTATSRQLTGLAPATTYNLTVIARDASGNASPASVAVDCTTTAGTDPAPGRPGTPTVSAVTPTGATLTWGAATDDKGVVGYEIRSGSAVVKSVTGTPPATSAAVTGLACDAPFTLSVVARDTAGNYSAPSDPVSFTTGACPADGGVPGSPSALSTGWTIPWGIAWLPDGTTSLVTERDSFKVFRLTTGGAKAVVGTVPNAVTTDGEGGLLGIAVDPDWAANHYVYLMHTAAEGNRIVRMTYNGSTLSGYKVLLQGIKKNRYHNGGRLAFGPDGYLYASTGDAQTSSLAQDKNSLNGKILRLTTDGKPAPGNPFGNYVYSYGHRNPQGLAFDRDGRLWEAEFGDSKRDELNLVKPGANYGWPTCEGTCGVAGMTDPKASWPVNEASPSGIAIVRNVVYMAALRGERMWRIPIDGNTENVGTPTAYYVGAYGRLRTVSKVPGADRLWLTTTNADNNGGAADGADKVFTISIG